The genomic region CGCCGTCTCGGCTTCACCATCGACATCGCCGGCAACGGGCGCGAAGCCCTCGACGCGCTGGCCCGACGGCGCTACGACGCGGTGCTGATGGACTGTCAGATGCCGGTCCTCGACGGCTACGACGCGACTCGCGAGCTGCGCGCCCGCGAGGGCGACGGGCCCCGCACCCCCGTCATCGCCATGACCGCCAGCGCGGTCATGGGCGACCGGGAGCGGTGCCTGGCCGCAGGCATGGACGACTACCTGTCCAAGCCCTTCGACCCCAGCGGCCTCGACGCCGTGCTCACGCGCTGGGTGCCCGGCACCGGCAGCCGGCCCGACGACCAGGCCTCTGCCCACCCCTGACCGGGCGCCGGCTCAGGGCTGGTTGATGCGACGGTTCACCGCGCGCAGCAACCAGCTCGGCGTCACGCCGGCCGAGGCCAGCATCAACCGGGCCTGGCGGCCGACCGCGCGGTGGGCGCTCGGGCGCCGGCCGGGCTTGACCGCGGCCAGCACCTCGTCGGCGACGTCGTCGGCGGTGAGCTTGATGCCCAGCGAGCGGGTCGAGGCGGTGTCGACGCCCTGCGTCATCGCGGTCTGCACGAACAGCGGCCACAGCGCGCGCACCGTGATGTCGTCGGCGGCCCACTCGAGGTCGAGCGCCTCGGTCAGCCCGCGCACCGCGAACTTGGTGGCCGAGTAGGTCGCCAGCTCGGGCTGGCCGTAGATCGCCGAGGCCGAGGCCAGGTTGACCACGTGCGCGCCCGGTGTCGCGGCCAGGTAGGGGTGGGCGGTGTGGCAGCCGTTGACCACGCCGGTCACGTTGATCTCGACCTCGCGCTGCTGGGCCTCGAGCGGGATGTCGGCGAAGCGGCCGGCCTCGAGGACACCGGCGTTGTTGACCAGGACGTCGAGGGTGCCGCCGGTGTGCGCGGTCAGCGTCGCCAGCGCGGCGCGCCACTGGTCGGCGTCGCGCACGTCGAGCCGACCGGTCACCACGCTGTCGCCCAGCTCTGCGGCGAGCGAGGCGAGGCCCGGCTCGTCGACGTCGTACGCCCCGGCCAGCCAGCCCTCGGCAGCGAAGCGGCGGGCGACGGCGCGGCCGATGCCGGCCGCAGCAC from Nocardioides salarius harbors:
- a CDS encoding SDR family oxidoreductase — its product is MTRRSVLVTGAAAGIGRAVARRFAAEGWLAGAYDVDEPGLASLAAELGDSVVTGRLDVRDADQWRAALATLTAHTGGTLDVLVNNAGVLEAGRFADIPLEAQQREVEINVTGVVNGCHTAHPYLAATPGAHVVNLASASAIYGQPELATYSATKFAVRGLTEALDLEWAADDITVRALWPLFVQTAMTQGVDTASTRSLGIKLTADDVADEVLAAVKPGRRPSAHRAVGRQARLMLASAGVTPSWLLRAVNRRINQP